One region of Streptomyces rishiriensis genomic DNA includes:
- a CDS encoding phosphatase PAP2 family protein — protein sequence MRTEQNLTRLDRVFARLDREPERPAHIDVPKMSRHRVALFLATLAFYLAIVWLVVITSWLVRLDWLVMFFRPYQQWSHIHWFVDYYVVLGQRGPTAVMVAAWLGWRSWRQHTLRPLLTLGASLLLLNLTVGAAKLGMGRLGPHYATTIGSNEMGLGGDIFPSGHTANAVVTWGILAYLASTPRARRWLSALSAVTSLGVGLATVYLGTHWLSDVVLGWAAGLLILLALPWCEPLIARAEVAIFDLRDRWRDRRAGTAPVPAPAPAGPVAVPVSLASGAPAQEEASAAREPAAPARSPRAPVYLTPGPHTTRSERTPVTPVGSRRPPHSDRLPRGTAASAARPLPGG from the coding sequence GTGCGTACCGAACAAAACCTCACCCGTCTGGACCGGGTGTTCGCCAGGCTCGACCGGGAGCCGGAACGACCGGCCCACATCGATGTGCCGAAGATGAGCAGGCACCGGGTCGCGCTGTTCCTGGCGACCCTGGCCTTCTATCTGGCGATCGTGTGGCTCGTGGTGATCACCTCGTGGCTGGTCCGCCTCGACTGGCTGGTCATGTTCTTCCGGCCGTACCAGCAGTGGTCCCACATCCACTGGTTCGTCGACTACTACGTGGTCCTCGGCCAGCGTGGTCCGACCGCCGTGATGGTCGCCGCCTGGCTCGGCTGGAGATCCTGGCGCCAGCACACCCTGCGCCCGCTGCTCACGCTCGGCGCCTCGCTGCTGCTGCTGAACCTCACCGTCGGCGCCGCAAAGCTCGGCATGGGCCGGCTCGGACCGCACTACGCGACCACCATCGGCTCCAACGAGATGGGCCTGGGCGGCGATATATTTCCCAGCGGCCATACCGCCAACGCGGTCGTGACCTGGGGAATCCTGGCGTATCTGGCCTCCACCCCGAGGGCCCGCCGCTGGCTGTCCGCGCTCTCCGCGGTGACCTCGCTCGGCGTCGGCCTGGCCACGGTCTACCTCGGCACGCACTGGCTCAGCGACGTGGTGCTCGGCTGGGCCGCGGGTCTGCTGATCCTGCTGGCGCTGCCCTGGTGCGAGCCGCTGATCGCCCGCGCCGAGGTCGCGATCTTCGACCTGCGTGACCGCTGGCGCGACCGCCGCGCCGGTACGGCCCCTGTTCCGGCGCCGGCGCCGGCCGGCCCCGTCGCCGTACCCGTGTCTCTCGCCTCGGGCGCGCCGGCCCAGGAGGAGGCCTCCGCGGCCCGCGAGCCGGCCGCACCGGCCCGTTCGCCGCGCGCGCCGGTCTATCTCACGCCGGGCCCGCACACGACCCGCTCGGAGCGCACCCCGGTCACCCCGGTCGGCAGTCGCCGGCCACCGCACTCCGACCGCCTCCCGCGCGGTACGGCGGCCTCCGCGGCCCGCCCCCTCCCAGGCGGCTGA
- a CDS encoding I78 family peptidase inhibitor: MAPNPTPPAEPQDNPDGYVGLDAARAERLARDRGWSTVRALAPGTIVTMEYRFGRLNLEISDGVVARAWKG, from the coding sequence ATGGCACCGAATCCCACTCCGCCAGCGGAGCCCCAGGACAATCCGGACGGATACGTCGGCCTCGACGCGGCACGGGCCGAGCGGCTCGCGCGTGACCGGGGGTGGTCGACGGTGCGTGCGCTGGCCCCCGGGACGATCGTCACCATGGAGTACCGCTTCGGGCGGTTGAACCTCGAGATCAGCGACGGCGTCGTGGCGCGCGCCTGGAAGGGCTGA
- a CDS encoding helix-turn-helix transcriptional regulator, with translation MLETSARLLRLLSLLQAHREWSGAQLADRLGVTARTVRRDVDRLRELGYPVNASPGTGGGYQLGAGAELPPLLLDDDEAVAVAVGLRTAAGQGIEGIGETSVRALAKLEQVLPHRLRRRVGALNAYTVPMLRGPRASAVDPAVLTELAHLCRDAERLRFDYRGHDDTATRRTVEPHRLVCTERRWYLVAWDLDRAGWRTFRVDRLTPRPPHGPHFAPREPPAEDLAAYVSQGVSTRAYATRATVRLFVPLAEAAERVSPSAGTLEPDGDRACVLRTGAASLDVMVIHVMMAGFEFEVLEPVELIEAIRTARDRLDGALARAAGSRPRTPDDAGRTPGTPGGSPAAP, from the coding sequence ATGCTGGAGACCTCCGCCCGACTGCTGCGCCTGCTGTCCCTTCTCCAGGCCCACCGCGAGTGGTCCGGCGCCCAGCTCGCCGACCGGTTGGGCGTCACCGCGCGCACGGTGCGCCGGGACGTGGACCGGCTGCGGGAGCTGGGCTACCCGGTCAACGCCAGCCCCGGCACCGGCGGCGGCTACCAGTTGGGCGCCGGCGCCGAGCTGCCGCCGCTGCTGCTGGACGACGACGAGGCCGTCGCCGTCGCGGTGGGGCTGCGGACGGCCGCCGGGCAGGGCATCGAGGGCATCGGCGAGACCTCCGTACGGGCCCTGGCGAAGCTGGAGCAGGTATTGCCGCACCGGCTGCGGCGCCGGGTGGGCGCCCTGAACGCCTACACCGTCCCGATGCTGCGCGGCCCGCGGGCCTCCGCCGTCGACCCGGCCGTCCTCACCGAGCTGGCCCACCTCTGCCGGGACGCCGAACGCCTGCGCTTCGACTACCGGGGGCACGACGACACGGCGACCCGCCGCACCGTCGAACCGCACCGCCTGGTGTGCACCGAGCGACGCTGGTACCTGGTGGCCTGGGACCTCGACCGGGCCGGCTGGCGCACGTTCCGCGTGGACCGTCTCACGCCGAGGCCGCCGCACGGGCCGCACTTCGCGCCGCGCGAGCCGCCCGCGGAGGACCTCGCCGCGTACGTCTCGCAGGGCGTCTCCACGCGCGCGTACGCCACCCGCGCCACCGTCCGGCTGTTCGTGCCCCTGGCCGAGGCCGCCGAACGCGTCTCGCCCTCGGCCGGGACGCTGGAGCCCGACGGCGACCGGGCCTGTGTGCTGCGCACCGGGGCCGCGAGCCTCGACGTGATGGTGATCCATGTGATGATGGCGGGCTTCGAGTTCGAGGTGCTGGAGCCCGTGGAGCTGATCGAGGCGATCAGGACGGCCCGTGACCGGCTTGACGGCGCTCTGGCTCGGGCTGCGGGATCTCGGCCGCGCACTCCTGACGACGCAGGTCGAACGCCGGGGACTCCGGGCGGATCCCCGGCAGCGCCGTGA
- a CDS encoding LysM peptidoglycan-binding domain-containing protein, with product MSECADIHTRTSSRKTAVLAGAILLAPLGLLSATGSAAAAGSGVWDRIAQCESGGNWSINTGNGYYGGLQFSAGTWRAYGGTAYASTADKASKAQQISVATKVQNAQGWGAWPTCSARAGASGSAPDSGSSSAGSGSAESNSSKSGSSKSGSPRSGSSNSGSPNSVQPDSPNAPERSTGRTSRGTSRGDYTVRAGDTLSTVASRHGLTWQRVYAANKAVVGGDPDLIVPGQRLTL from the coding sequence ATGTCCGAATGTGCCGATATCCACACCCGCACCTCGTCGCGCAAGACGGCGGTCCTCGCCGGGGCCATCCTGCTCGCCCCCCTCGGACTCCTGTCCGCGACCGGCAGCGCGGCGGCGGCCGGCAGCGGGGTGTGGGACCGCATCGCCCAGTGCGAGAGCGGCGGCAACTGGTCGATCAACACCGGCAACGGCTACTACGGCGGGCTCCAGTTCTCCGCCGGTACCTGGCGCGCGTACGGCGGCACCGCCTATGCGTCGACCGCCGACAAGGCCAGCAAGGCACAGCAGATCTCCGTCGCCACCAAGGTGCAGAACGCCCAGGGGTGGGGTGCGTGGCCGACCTGCTCGGCGCGCGCCGGAGCGTCCGGCAGCGCACCGGATTCCGGATCGTCCTCGGCCGGGTCGGGCTCCGCCGAGTCGAACTCCTCGAAGTCCGGTTCGTCGAAGTCGGGTTCGCCGAGGTCGGGCAGCTCGAACTCCGGCAGCCCGAACTCCGTGCAGCCGGATTCCCCGAATGCGCCGGAGCGCTCGACGGGCCGGACCTCGCGCGGTACGAGCCGTGGCGACTACACCGTCCGCGCGGGCGACACCCTCAGCACCGTCGCGTCCCGCCACGGGCTGACCTGGCAGCGGGTCTACGCCGCCAACAAGGCCGTCGTCGGCGGCGACCCCGACCTGATCGTGCCCGGACAGCGCCTCACGCTCTGA
- the der gene encoding ribosome biogenesis GTPase Der — translation MNDHIQPDGSDAFEHDHGALGDAEYAEFMELAAVEGFDVDDVEGAIEAAGHGPLPVLAVIGRPNVGKSTLVNRIIGRREAVVEDKPGVTRDRVTYEAEWAGRRFKLVDTGGWEQDVLGIDASVAAQAEYAIEAADAVVFVVDAKVGATDTDEAVVRLLRKAGKPVVLAANKVDGLSGEADAAALWSLGLGEPHPISALHGRGTGDMLDAVLEALPEAPAQTFGTAVGGPRRIALIGRPNVGKSSLLNKVADEDRVVVNEIAGTTRDPVDELIELGGVTWKFVDTAGIRKRVHLQQGADYYASLRTAAAVEKAEVAVILIDASESISVQDQRIVTMAVDAGRALVIAYNKWDTLDEERRYYLEREIETEFAQVAWAPRVNVSARTGRHMEKLVPAIEAALAGWETRVPTGRLNAFLGELVAAHPHPVRGGKQPRILFGTQAGTKPPRFVLFASGFIEAGYRRFIERRLREEFGFEGTPIHISVRVREKRGANKKK, via the coding sequence ATGAACGACCACATCCAGCCCGACGGCTCGGACGCCTTCGAGCACGATCACGGGGCGCTCGGCGACGCCGAGTACGCGGAGTTCATGGAGCTCGCCGCCGTCGAGGGCTTCGACGTCGACGACGTCGAGGGGGCGATCGAGGCCGCCGGTCACGGGCCGCTGCCCGTACTCGCCGTCATCGGGCGCCCGAACGTCGGCAAGTCGACGCTCGTGAACCGGATCATCGGCCGCCGCGAGGCCGTCGTCGAGGACAAGCCGGGCGTCACCCGCGACCGCGTCACCTACGAGGCCGAGTGGGCGGGCCGCCGCTTCAAGCTCGTCGACACCGGCGGCTGGGAGCAGGACGTCCTCGGCATCGACGCCTCCGTGGCCGCGCAGGCCGAGTACGCGATCGAGGCGGCCGACGCCGTCGTCTTCGTCGTCGACGCCAAGGTCGGCGCCACCGACACCGACGAGGCGGTCGTACGGCTGCTGCGCAAGGCGGGCAAGCCCGTCGTGCTGGCCGCCAACAAGGTCGACGGTCTGAGCGGCGAGGCCGACGCGGCCGCCCTGTGGTCCCTGGGCCTCGGCGAGCCGCACCCGATCTCCGCTCTGCACGGCCGCGGCACCGGCGACATGCTGGACGCCGTCCTGGAGGCGCTGCCGGAGGCCCCCGCGCAGACCTTCGGCACCGCGGTCGGCGGCCCGCGCCGCATCGCGCTCATCGGCCGCCCGAACGTCGGCAAGTCCTCGCTGCTGAACAAGGTCGCCGACGAGGACCGCGTCGTCGTCAACGAGATCGCGGGCACCACCCGCGACCCGGTCGACGAGCTCATCGAACTCGGCGGCGTGACCTGGAAGTTCGTCGACACGGCGGGCATCCGCAAGCGCGTCCACCTCCAGCAGGGCGCCGACTACTACGCCTCGCTGCGTACCGCGGCCGCCGTCGAGAAGGCCGAGGTGGCGGTCATCCTGATCGACGCCTCCGAGTCCATCTCGGTCCAGGACCAGCGCATCGTCACCATGGCCGTCGACGCGGGCCGCGCCCTCGTCATCGCCTACAACAAGTGGGACACCCTCGACGAGGAGCGCCGCTACTACCTGGAGCGGGAGATCGAGACCGAGTTCGCCCAGGTCGCCTGGGCGCCCCGGGTGAACGTCTCGGCGCGCACCGGCCGGCACATGGAGAAGCTGGTCCCGGCGATCGAGGCCGCCCTGGCCGGCTGGGAGACCCGTGTCCCGACGGGCCGTCTCAACGCCTTCCTGGGCGAGCTGGTCGCCGCCCACCCGCACCCGGTCCGGGGCGGCAAGCAGCCGCGCATCCTCTTCGGCACCCAGGCCGGGACCAAGCCCCCGAGGTTCGTCCTCTTCGCCTCGGGCTTCATCGAGGCGGGCTACCGGCGCTTCATCGAGCGCCGGCTGCGCGAGGAGTTCGGCTTCGAGGGCACCCCGATCCACATCTCGGTGCGGGTGCGCGAGAAGCGCGGCGCGAACAAGAAGAAGTAA
- a CDS encoding lysophospholipid acyltransferase family protein, producing the protein MTAASLPSEKGAEVGRRIGVGLMYGLFRPRVLGAWKVPASGPLIFAINHSHNVDGPMVMGVAPRPTHFLIKKEAFIGPLDPFLTAIGQLKVDRDTTDRTAITRALGVLESGGVLGIFPEGTRGEGDFAALRAGLAYFAVRGGAPIVPVAVLGSSERRGRLIKALPPLRSRVDVVFGEPFDAGDGSGLRTRKALDAATERIQKQLAAHLENARRLTGR; encoded by the coding sequence GTGACGGCCGCTTCCCTGCCTTCGGAGAAGGGCGCCGAGGTCGGGCGGCGCATCGGCGTCGGCCTGATGTACGGGCTGTTCAGGCCGCGGGTGCTGGGCGCCTGGAAGGTGCCGGCGAGCGGCCCGCTGATCTTCGCGATCAACCACTCGCACAACGTCGACGGCCCGATGGTGATGGGCGTGGCGCCCCGGCCGACGCACTTCCTGATCAAGAAGGAAGCGTTCATCGGCCCGCTCGACCCGTTCCTGACCGCCATCGGCCAGCTCAAGGTCGACCGTGACACCACCGACCGGACGGCGATCACCCGCGCGCTGGGCGTGCTGGAGAGCGGCGGGGTCCTCGGGATCTTCCCGGAGGGCACCCGGGGCGAGGGCGACTTCGCCGCCCTGCGTGCCGGGCTCGCCTACTTCGCGGTGCGCGGCGGGGCCCCGATCGTGCCCGTCGCTGTACTGGGAAGTTCCGAACGGCGCGGACGGTTGATAAAGGCACTGCCGCCGCTGCGCTCCCGTGTCGACGTCGTCTTCGGCGAGCCGTTCGACGCGGGCGACGGCAGCGGACTGCGGACCCGCAAGGCGCTGGACGCGGCCACCGAGCGCATCCAGAAACAACTGGCCGCACACCTGGAAAACGCCAGGCGCCTGACCGGGCGCTGA
- the cmk gene encoding (d)CMP kinase — MENGAAQPVIVAIDGPSGTGKSSTSRAVAAQLGLSYLDTGAQYRAITWWMVTNGIDIEDPTAIAAVAGKPEILSGTDPAAPTITVDGTDVAGPIRTQEVTAKVSAVSAVPEVRARITELQRTLAASTEQGIVVEGRDIGTTVLPDADLKIFLTASPEARAARRSGELKGADVRSTREALIKRDAADSSRKTSPLAKADDAVEVDTTELTLAQVIECVVTLVEEKRAAK; from the coding sequence GTGGAAAACGGCGCCGCCCAGCCCGTGATTGTCGCCATCGACGGCCCCTCGGGCACCGGCAAGTCGAGCACGTCCAGGGCCGTGGCCGCCCAGCTGGGACTGAGCTACCTGGACACCGGCGCCCAGTACCGGGCGATCACGTGGTGGATGGTGACCAACGGGATCGACATCGAGGACCCCACGGCGATCGCCGCCGTCGCCGGCAAGCCGGAGATCCTCTCCGGCACCGACCCGGCCGCCCCGACGATCACCGTCGACGGCACCGACGTGGCCGGTCCGATCCGCACCCAGGAGGTCACCGCCAAGGTCAGCGCGGTGAGCGCGGTGCCCGAGGTGCGGGCCCGGATCACCGAGCTCCAGCGCACGCTGGCGGCCTCCACGGAGCAGGGGATCGTCGTCGAGGGCCGGGACATCGGTACGACCGTGCTGCCCGACGCCGACCTGAAGATCTTCCTCACCGCCTCTCCGGAGGCCCGTGCCGCCCGGCGCAGCGGCGAGCTCAAGGGCGCCGACGTCCGGAGCACCCGTGAGGCGCTGATCAAGCGGGACGCGGCAGACTCCTCCCGCAAGACCTCCCCGCTCGCCAAGGCGGACGACGCCGTCGAGGTGGACACCACCGAGCTGACGCTGGCCCAGGTCATCGAGTGTGTCGTCACCCTCGTCGAGGAGAAGCGGGCCGCGAAGTGA
- a CDS encoding prephenate dehydrogenase yields MRTALVIGTGLIGTSAALALAQRGVVVHLADHDPEQARTAAALGAGSDTEPDGRVDLAIVAAPPAHVATVLADAMRRGVARGYLDVASVKGGPRRELQALGLDLSAYIGTHPMSGREKSGPLAATGDLFEGRPWVLTPTRDTDTEVLNLALELVSHCRAVPVVMDADAHDRAVALVSHMPHLLSSMVAARLEHAEEAAVRLCGQGIRDVTRIAASDPGMWIDILSANPGPVADLLTDVAADLEGTVRSLRALQSSDDAKRREGADGVQDVLRRGNAGRVRVPGKHGAAPRAYEVVAVLIDDQPGQLARIFADAGQAGVNIEDVRIEHATGQQAGLVQLMVEPKSAVVLSSALRERGWAIRQ; encoded by the coding sequence GTGAGGACCGCGCTCGTCATCGGAACCGGGCTGATCGGCACGTCCGCCGCGCTGGCCCTCGCCCAGCGGGGCGTCGTCGTCCACCTCGCCGACCACGACCCGGAACAGGCGCGTACGGCGGCGGCGCTCGGCGCCGGCTCCGACACGGAACCCGACGGCCGGGTCGACCTCGCGATCGTCGCCGCTCCGCCCGCGCACGTGGCCACGGTGCTCGCCGACGCGATGCGCCGCGGGGTGGCCCGCGGCTACCTCGACGTGGCCAGTGTGAAGGGCGGGCCGCGCCGTGAGCTTCAGGCCCTCGGTCTCGACCTGTCGGCGTACATCGGTACGCACCCCATGTCCGGCCGGGAGAAGTCGGGCCCGCTGGCGGCGACCGGCGACCTCTTCGAGGGGCGTCCCTGGGTGCTGACGCCGACCCGGGACACCGACACCGAGGTGCTGAACCTCGCCCTGGAACTGGTCTCGCACTGCCGTGCCGTCCCGGTGGTCATGGACGCGGACGCCCACGACCGCGCGGTGGCGCTGGTCTCCCACATGCCGCACCTGCTCTCCAGCATGGTCGCGGCGCGTCTGGAGCACGCCGAGGAGGCCGCCGTACGGCTGTGCGGGCAGGGCATCCGGGACGTCACCCGGATCGCCGCCTCCGACCCCGGCATGTGGATCGACATCCTGTCCGCGAACCCGGGGCCGGTCGCCGACCTGCTCACCGACGTCGCCGCCGACCTGGAGGGGACAGTCCGCTCCCTGCGCGCCCTGCAGTCCTCCGACGACGCCAAGCGCCGTGAGGGCGCCGACGGCGTCCAGGACGTGCTGCGTCGCGGCAACGCGGGCCGGGTCCGCGTCCCCGGCAAGCACGGGGCCGCTCCGCGGGCGTACGAGGTGGTGGCGGTGCTCATCGACGACCAGCCGGGTCAGCTGGCCCGCATCTTCGCCGACGCCGGACAGGCGGGCGTCAACATCGAGGACGTACGCATCGAGCACGCGACCGGACAGCAGGCGGGTCTGGTGCAGCTGATGGTCGAGCCGAAGTCCGCGGTGGTGCTCTCCTCGGCGCTGCGCGAGAGGGGCTGGGCGATCCGGCAGTAG
- the aroH gene encoding chorismate mutase, protein MAVRAVRGAVQLERDEAGHMDEQVGALLTAVLERNSLGADDLISIWFTATPDLHSDFPAAAARKLGIVDVPLICAQELDIAGAMPRVVRILAHVESDKARADINHVYLGAAAALRRDIAQ, encoded by the coding sequence GTGGCGGTACGAGCGGTCCGGGGAGCCGTCCAACTCGAGCGGGACGAGGCCGGCCACATGGACGAGCAGGTCGGAGCCCTGCTCACCGCCGTTCTGGAGCGGAACTCGCTCGGCGCCGACGACCTGATCAGCATCTGGTTCACGGCCACACCCGACCTGCACAGCGACTTCCCGGCCGCCGCGGCCCGCAAGCTCGGCATCGTCGACGTGCCGCTGATCTGCGCCCAGGAACTCGACATCGCGGGCGCCATGCCGCGGGTCGTGCGCATCCTCGCGCACGTCGAGTCCGACAAGGCGCGCGCCGACATCAACCACGTCTACCTCGGGGCCGCGGCCGCCCTGCGCAGGGACATCGCCCAGTGA
- a CDS encoding DUF6529 family protein, which translates to MTVDPNAATQNFPGPEPVRHGPGPARYLVPALVAAAVAVALGAYGKVHDPAGTAFNLAGFSSTGAVKSWLATAAMLFALVQLVSAAMLYGRLPGPAWSGTLHRWSGRAAFLTAVPVAVHCLYALGYQTYETRVVWHSLLGCFFFGAFSAKMLLLRSERLPGWLLPIVGGLVLAVLTIIWLTSALWFFRTFGVTT; encoded by the coding sequence ATGACCGTCGACCCGAACGCCGCGACACAGAACTTCCCCGGCCCGGAGCCCGTCCGGCACGGCCCTGGCCCGGCCCGCTATCTGGTCCCGGCGCTGGTCGCCGCCGCCGTGGCGGTCGCCCTGGGCGCGTACGGCAAGGTCCACGACCCGGCCGGGACGGCCTTCAACCTGGCCGGCTTCAGCAGCACGGGCGCGGTCAAGTCCTGGCTGGCGACGGCCGCGATGCTCTTCGCGCTGGTCCAGCTCGTCTCGGCGGCGATGCTCTACGGCAGGCTGCCGGGGCCCGCCTGGTCCGGCACGCTGCACCGCTGGTCGGGCCGCGCGGCCTTTCTGACCGCGGTCCCGGTGGCGGTGCACTGCCTGTACGCGCTGGGGTATCAGACATACGAAACGCGCGTGGTGTGGCACTCCCTCCTGGGTTGCTTCTTCTTCGGCGCATTCAGTGCCAAGATGCTGCTGCTCCGTTCGGAGCGACTCCCGGGATGGCTGCTGCCGATCGTCGGCGGGCTCGTCCTCGCCGTACTGACGATCATCTGGCTGACCTCGGCCCTCTGGTTCTTCCGCACTTTCGGAGTGACGACATGA
- a CDS encoding Rieske (2Fe-2S) protein, producing MTLPATRRTVLLATGGAAAALATGCGEYGGEDDSSSEQSPNASAGQELAKTTDIPVGGGKIFAEEKVVVTQPTKGAFKAFSAICTHQGCTVGSVADGIIHCPCHRSEFRVADGSVAGGPATQPLPAEQITVEGGSIKLT from the coding sequence ATGACCCTCCCCGCGACACGACGCACGGTCCTCCTGGCGACGGGCGGCGCGGCAGCCGCGCTGGCCACGGGCTGCGGAGAGTACGGCGGCGAGGACGACTCCTCGTCCGAGCAGTCCCCGAACGCCTCCGCCGGCCAGGAGCTGGCGAAGACCACCGACATCCCCGTCGGCGGCGGCAAGATCTTCGCGGAGGAGAAGGTCGTCGTCACCCAGCCGACGAAGGGGGCCTTCAAGGCCTTCTCGGCGATCTGCACGCATCAGGGCTGCACCGTCGGCAGCGTCGCCGACGGCATCATCCACTGCCCCTGTCACAGAAGCGAGTTCCGCGTCGCCGACGGCTCGGTGGCCGGCGGCCCGGCGACGCAGCCGCTGCCCGCGGAGCAGATCACGGTCGAGGGCGGCTCGATCAAGCTGACCTGA
- a CDS encoding ADP-ribosylglycohydrolase family protein: protein MTISTTVRKHATGSLLGLALGDALGFPTEFNDVPSIVAKCGPWRGMELPKRAFVSDDTQMTLAVGRALRTAMDRGLLVPTSLARPLREEFVDWYQSPDNNRAPGRTCLIACNLLKDEKRGWRDASQIGSKGCGANMRVAPVGLVPGLSEEQRAGAAQLQSALTHGHPTALAASDLTAHAVRLLTQGAEPTALVGLLRAYAVDNRSRYHHRWLGDLWTRSQDPTPEHFIERGWDECLGALERLREALRDPAPETDPCLATGEGWIAEEAMATGLLCFLLFPDEPVTALRRAACSSGDSDSIACLTGAFAGAYAGADAWPTAWADRIEYQSELVTLGALWDQ from the coding sequence ATGACCATCTCGACCACCGTCAGGAAGCACGCCACCGGGTCCCTGCTGGGACTCGCACTGGGGGACGCGCTCGGTTTTCCGACCGAGTTCAACGACGTTCCCTCGATCGTCGCCAAGTGCGGGCCCTGGCGGGGGATGGAGCTGCCGAAGCGCGCGTTCGTCTCCGACGACACCCAGATGACCCTCGCCGTGGGACGAGCCCTGCGGACCGCCATGGACCGGGGGCTGCTCGTGCCGACGTCCCTGGCGCGCCCGCTGCGCGAGGAGTTCGTGGACTGGTACCAGTCGCCGGACAACAACCGCGCCCCCGGGCGGACCTGCCTCATCGCGTGCAATCTCCTCAAGGACGAGAAGCGCGGCTGGCGGGACGCGAGTCAGATCGGTTCCAAGGGCTGTGGGGCCAACATGCGGGTGGCCCCGGTCGGCCTCGTTCCCGGGCTCAGCGAAGAGCAGCGGGCCGGGGCCGCCCAGCTCCAGTCCGCCCTCACCCACGGGCACCCCACCGCGCTCGCCGCCTCCGACCTCACCGCCCACGCCGTACGGCTGCTCACCCAGGGCGCCGAACCGACGGCACTGGTCGGGCTGCTGAGGGCCTACGCCGTCGACAACCGCTCCCGCTATCACCACCGCTGGCTCGGCGACCTGTGGACCCGTAGCCAGGACCCCACGCCGGAGCACTTCATCGAGCGCGGTTGGGACGAGTGCCTCGGGGCGCTGGAGCGTCTCCGGGAGGCGCTGCGCGACCCCGCGCCCGAGACCGACCCGTGCCTGGCCACCGGGGAGGGATGGATCGCCGAGGAAGCGATGGCGACCGGTCTGCTGTGCTTCCTGCTCTTCCCGGACGAGCCGGTGACCGCGCTGCGCCGGGCGGCCTGCTCCTCCGGGGACTCCGACTCCATCGCCTGTCTGACGGGCGCGTTCGCGGGCGCGTACGCCGGGGCCGACGCCTGGCCGACGGCGTGGGCGGACCGGATCGAGTACCAGAGTGAGCTCGTGACGCTCGGTGCGCTCTGGGACCAGTGA
- a CDS encoding NUDIX hydrolase — MRGYDKYAHEPFAVTVDLAVLTLRGGGLHVLLVERGQEPYAGRWALPGGFVLPDESAETAARRELAEETGLKDVSGLHLEQLRTYSEPGRDPRMRVVSVAFAALLPDAPEPTGGGDAAQARWLPYDAVEPLAFDHDRILADAHDRVGADLESTCLATAFCPPEFTLGELQQVYETVWGTGLDRPNFRRKVLATPGFVEPVPGGARLTGGRGKPAALYRAGAATALRPPLLRPPREGRSA; from the coding sequence GTGCGGGGTTACGACAAGTACGCCCACGAACCCTTCGCCGTCACCGTCGATCTCGCCGTTCTCACGCTGCGCGGGGGCGGCCTGCACGTCCTGCTCGTGGAGCGCGGCCAGGAGCCGTACGCCGGACGGTGGGCACTGCCGGGGGGCTTCGTACTGCCGGACGAGTCCGCGGAGACGGCCGCCCGGCGCGAACTCGCCGAGGAGACCGGCCTGAAGGACGTCTCCGGGCTGCACCTCGAGCAGCTGCGCACCTACAGCGAACCCGGCCGCGACCCCCGTATGCGGGTGGTGTCCGTCGCCTTCGCCGCGCTGCTGCCCGACGCCCCCGAGCCGACGGGCGGCGGCGACGCGGCCCAGGCGCGCTGGCTGCCGTACGACGCCGTGGAGCCGCTCGCCTTCGATCACGACCGGATCCTCGCCGACGCCCACGACCGGGTCGGCGCCGACCTCGAGTCCACCTGCCTCGCCACGGCCTTCTGCCCGCCCGAGTTCACCCTCGGCGAGCTCCAGCAGGTCTACGAGACGGTGTGGGGGACCGGCCTCGACCGGCCCAACTTCCGTCGCAAGGTGCTCGCCACCCCGGGCTTCGTCGAGCCCGTGCCCGGCGGCGCGCGCCTCACCGGCGGCCGTGGCAAGCCTGCCGCCCTCTACCGTGCGGGCGCCGCCACCGCGCTCCGTCCGCCGCTGCTGCGACCGCCCCGGGAAGGACGATCCGCATGA